TTCCTCAGCGCACTCGAAGACGGCGCCATCCTGATCCGCAACCCGAGCGCACGCCTGGCGTGGTCCGAAGTCGATGACGATCTGCTGCTGTTCGCCAGCGGCCAGAGCCGTTATCTGCCGGGCAAGCTGCGCGAACTGCTGAAGCTGATCTGCTCGGCTGACGCCCTGCATACCGATAACCTCGGTGATTGGCTGAGCGACGAAGACGGCCGCGGCCTGTTGTGTGAACTGGTCAAGCAAGGAAGCCTGGGGTTTGCCGATGAATAAGATTCACGTACGTGTCGCAGACTGGCAAAAGGACAACGCCGAGATCCGGCGCATTCGTGAAGCGGTGTTCGTCGCCGAGCAGTCCGTTCCGCCTGAACTGGAATGGGATGCCGACGATGTGACGGCCGTGCATTTCCTCGCCCTCGAAGGCGACTTTCCCATTGGCACCGCACGCCTGCTGCCTGATGGCCACGTTGGCCGTGTGTCGGTGCTCAAGGACTGGCGCGGTCTGAAAGTCGGCGATGCACTGATGCACGCGGTGATCGACGAAGCCGAGAAGCGCGGCCTGAAGCAGCAGATGCTCAGCGCTCAGGTTCAGGCCACGGCGTTCTATGAGCGCCTGGGCTTCAGCATGGTCAGTGAGGAGTTTCTGGAAGCAGGAATTCCGCATGTGGACATGGTGCGCCATTCCGCCTGAGGCAATCGCGAACAGGCTGTGAAACACACCACAAAACGCCCCGCCATTTTCGGATGCCGGGGCGTTTTGCTGTCTAGGATTCAACTAGACCCAATACAGGCCGACAAACTGGCA
This genomic interval from Pseudomonas putida contains the following:
- a CDS encoding GNAT family N-acetyltransferase, with product MNKIHVRVADWQKDNAEIRRIREAVFVAEQSVPPELEWDADDVTAVHFLALEGDFPIGTARLLPDGHVGRVSVLKDWRGLKVGDALMHAVIDEAEKRGLKQQMLSAQVQATAFYERLGFSMVSEEFLEAGIPHVDMVRHSA